GCTCAAATTTATCCGGGCGCGCATCGTAGTTCTCTTATGGTGGTTTTACGTCATGAACCAGGGGCGCTCTATCGTGTGCTTGAGCGTTTGTATGCGCTTGACATTAATCTGGTCAAACTTGAGAGCCGTCCCATTCCTGGACATGATTTTGAGTTTGCATTTTACTTTGACCTCGAGTGTCCAGCTCCTTCCTCGGCGCTGAATCGTCTGCTTGACAGCCTTGATGATGTCTGTTCATATGTTCATTACCTCGGCAGCTATCGCGAGGTGGTTTAATGGCTGAACATGCAAATCGCTACGGGCTCCTAGGCCGAACCATCCCCCATAGCTTTTCTCCTCGCATTTACCCGCTCCTAGGACTTGAGTCGTATGAACTCTTTGAGCGTGAACCCGAAGAGCTACTACAGTTTTTGCACGAGCAAAACTGGTCTGGTATCAATGTAACCATTCCATATAAGCAAGCCGTTATGCCCTATCTTGATGAAATAGACCCTCTTGCTGCACGCTTGGGCAATGTCAACACGATTGTCCGCACGCCGGAGCGGCGCTTACATGGTTACAACACCGATTATCATGGCTTTTATGCACTATGCATGGAGCTGCCACATTCACTTGATAAAAAACCCTGCCTCATATTAGGTACCGGTGGCGCTGCAAAAACAGCAGCTTGCGTGTTAGAGGACAGGGGTCATACCGTCTATTTTGCAAGTAGAAACCCTCGTGCAGGCTCCTCTTCGCACCTAAGCTATGATGAGCTAGCAAGCTCTTCAATTCCTTTTGCGCTCCTTGTTAATGCAACACCGGTGGGAACCTATCCTCACTGTCCAAAAGCTCCCTTAACGCTTGATGCACTTCCTCATCTTGAAACAGTCATTGACCTTATCTATAACCCTTCCCGGACCGCACTTCTCATGGACGCTGAACGCCGTGGTATAGCTGCACTCAATGGTCTTCGTATGTTGGTGGTTCAGGCAGCAAAGGCATATGAACTGTATACGGGCAAGACCGTATCATCAGGCTGTATTGACCGGATAATACAGCAGCTAGATTTTGAGACAAAAAATATTGTGCTCATAGGTATGCCTGGCTCTGGTAAGACAACGGTTGGAAAAGAACTAGCACGCCTGCTTGGTCGCACGCACATTGATATGGATGATGCGTATACCAAGGCATATAAACTCAGTCCGCAAGATGCTATCAAACAGCTTGGCGAGCAAGTTTTTCGAACACAAGAGTCTCAGCTCCTTCAACAAATTGCTGCACGCTCAGAACAAGTTATTTCTTGCGGGGGCGGGGTTGTTGAACTTGACATAAACTACCAGTATCTTCATCAACATAGCACGATTGTTATGCTTGATCGCCCATTGGAAGAGCTTGAAACCTGCAACCGTCCCCTCAGCGCTCGCTATGGCGTAGAAGCACTTGCACAAAAACGCATGCATCGCTATCGCATGTGGTCTGATGTTTGTATTTCCTCGCAAGAAAGCGTTGTAGCAACAGCAAAAGCAATCAACGATGCACTTATTCATACACACAACACGTGCTCACATACGAAGGAGTAACCCATGAAGGTACTCATACTCAACGGCCCCAATATCAATATGCTCGGCACCCGCGAGCCAAACATGTATGGACATAACAGCTACGAGGATTTGGTAAAGCTATGCCAAAACGCGGCCGAAGAGCTGGGCTTTACTGAGCTTAGCTGTATACAAACAAACCATGAGGGCGCTCTCGTTGATGCCATTCAAGAGGCATACGGAAGCGTTGATGGCATTATTATCAACCCTGCTGCCTATACACACACAAGCATTGCCATCCTCGATGCGCTCAAGGCCGTTGATATTCCCGCAGTTGAGGTTCATATTAGCGATGTTTCTTCTCGCGAAGCATTTCGGCAGGTATCCTACGCAGGCATGGCATGTTTTGCACATGTAATTGGCGAGGGAATACAAGGGTATGTTCATGCGCTCAAGCTTTTGAAAGAGCGGCTCGCACAAAACTCATAAGCACTGTCTATAGCTATTCTTGTACGCTACAACAACTATACACCCGCAGCCTCATCAAGTAACTTACGTGCATGAGCACAGGAGAGCTCTGAAACCTCACCTGAGAGCATGCGGGCAATCTCTTGAACCCGCTCCTCATAGTCAAGCTCAGTGAGTGTGGTAACAGGGAGGTCTCCTTCGTGTTTTTGCACGAGGAGATGTTTTTCAGCCATGACAGCAATTTGTGCAAGATGCGTGACAACCAGCACCTGATGTGTGCATGCGAGGTTTTTTATAACGCGGGCTAGTGAGCGTGCAACAGCTCCGCCAACACCGGCATCAACCTCATCAAACACCAGCGTATCAACCTTATCAGCAGCACCTAAAACCAGTTTGGCGGCCAAAAGAACACGAGAAAGCTCACCGCCCGATGCAATGCGGCGCAAGGGGCGCGGGGTTAAACCGGCACCTGACCGATATAAAAACTCACCTGTCGCAGCACCCATACGAGTCCACGACGAGCGCGGCAATTCACGACTCTCCCATACCAGCTCCGCCGAAGCCATCTCAAGGCTTTGCATATGAGTCTGGACTGCGCGGCAAAAGCGCGGGGCAAGTTTGTTACGCAACAAGGTGAGCTTACGGGCTGCTGTTGCAAGTTCAGCCTCTGCTTCATCAACGGCCAATTGTGCGCGACTGAGCTCTTGATCGCGATTCTCACAAAGCCGTAGCAATTCAGCTGCCTGAGCTCGCTTTTGAAATACATCATCCATGGTAGGGCCAAAGCTGCGCATAAGGCCTTTCAGCTCCGACGCACGCTCCTGTGCACGTGCTAGGGCAGCTGGGTCAAAATCTATGGCATCGCGGTATCTGCTCAAATCGCTAACAACATCTTCTACCGAGATTGCAGCCTCGGTAAGGGTATCAACAAAAGCCTGCAGGCTGCTATCCACACGCGCCATACGCGTGAGTTCAGCAAGCGCACTCTGAAGTGCATCAAGCGCACCATTCTCTTCTTGAAGCGCTGCACGTGCATCTTCAGCGCACATAATCAGGCTTTCAGCATGTTCTACACGAGGTAATAGCTCTTCAAGCTCTTCAAGTTCTCCCGGTTGAGGTTGTACCTCATCAATGCGCTCCACGCTAAACCGTGCATCTTCAAGATGGGCACCCTCGGTTTGTACACGTTCTTGAAGCTCTTGATAGGCAGCAGCTGCATCCTCGGCCTTTTTTAGGGCTTCCTGATAGGCTGCAAGCACACCAGCAATCTGCTCGTGTCCCCATGCATCAACCATAGCCACGTGCTGGCGCATATCAAGCAAGCCATGTTGGTCATGCTGTCCGCACAAATCAAGCATGCCATGCATGCGATCAGACAACTCACCAACACTAGACGCTGCTCCATCGATACGAATACGGCTTCGCCCATCTGCGCCAATGCGGCGCTCAACCACCATGCCCTCAGTATCGTGCTCATTCACAAAAAAGCGACCACGTACCTGCGCTGAGCTAGCACCCTCACGCACCCAACTTGCGTCGGCACGCTCACCCATCATGAGCTTTAAGGCAGATAACAGCGCTGTTTTACCTGCACCTGTCTCACCCGTAAGCACCGTTAAACCAGCTCCGGGAGTTAGAGTTGCCTGAACAATGAGAGCAAGGTTTTCAACGTACATCTCATCAATCATTCGATAGACCTCCCGTTCTTACAAAGCATCATCTGAGCATATACCATGTGCAATTTGTTATTTAGCCTCTTCGAGCACCGTAAAATACCCTAGAAATGCTGGCATAAAAACTCTCTGGACCATACCATAATAGGCATACATCATAGTCACCGCGCTTTACCACCACGCGCTCAAGCTGACCAGGCACTTCAAGAAACTGACCATCGATTGCAACCTCAGGAATTGAAGGCCGGTCTTTTGAAATCTCAATTTCAATCACATCAGAGGCTGAGGTTATAAAGGCACGAGCTTGAATAGTATGAGGTGCAATGGGCACACAAATCATACCGGTATAGTCTGGGCTTACAATGGGGCCTCCTGCCGAGAGTGCATACCCAGTTGAACCAGTTGCTGTTGAAACAACAACCCCATCACCACGCAAGCGGTCAATATAGTTTCCCGAAACCTCCATCTTAAATGCTACCATCTCAGCATGAGAGCCCCGGGTAAGTGCCATGTCGTTAAGGGCATGCGCACGCGTAACGTGTGTGGTACCGGTATCATCAATAGAGTATGCAGCGCAAGCAAGCGTTGAGCGGCGGCTGAGCTGCATCTCACCAGACAGCGCATCGCTTACTACACTTCTCACGTCTTGCACAAGAGGACTTGCAGCGGTTAAAAATCCAAGGTGCCCGTATGCAAGCCCCAAAATGGGAATCTCACGATTTCCTACAAGATGCACCGCACGCAAAAGCGTGCCATCGCCTCCCAAGCTCACAACCAAATCAGCCCCATCGATATGAGGAGGGAGCTGCGTAGACAGGCGGTTATCAGGAGCCCACACAACATTGTAGCCTTGATCGGTCAGCCAGCTATCAAGGGCGCGTGTATCATCAATCGCCTCTTGCTTGTAACAGTTTGGTACGAGAAACACCTTCTTCATAGCTGCTTCCCCTTTTCTATTAATTGACTTACACGCGCACAGACGGCATCGGCACTTAGATGAGCCTGACAGCTCCCCCATAAGAAATACTCGCGATTACCCTTTGCACCTAAAATGGGCGAAACACAGATGTCCATAGGAATCAGTCCTGCATCAACAAAGCTATTGATAACACGGGCAAGTACCGTATGCCAAACATGCGGGTCGCGAATAACGCCACCTATGCCAACCTCGTGCACTTCTGCCTCAAATTGAGGTTTAACCAGCGTAACAAATATTCCCGCATCTGAAAGAAGTTCACATACCGCTGGCAAAATAGTGCTTATACGTGTAAACGAAACGTCACATACGGCAAAGTCAATATCGTGATAGCCAAGCGTAGGCACCGTGCGAATATTGGTTTTCTCAAGCAGGATAACCCGCTCATCATTGCGCAAATTCCAGTCAAACTGAGCCTTGCCCACATCAACCGCAATAACTGAGCGCGCTCCCCGCTTAAGAAGGCAATCGGTAAAACCACCAGTTGAGCAACCTATATCAAGGCAGTTCATACCGGCAGGACTCAAGCCAAAGCCATCGAGTGCACCTTCCAGTTTAAGACCACCGCGGCCTACATATGGAAGCTTGGTTTTAACATGAAGTGACAAACCCGGACGCACAAGCATGCCAGCCGAGCTTAAACGCTCGCCCTCAGCAGAAACAGAGCCTGCAAGAATAAGCCGAAGTGCCTGCGCTCGGTCTCGACAGATGCCTTGCGCTACCAGCTCATCATCCAAGCGAACCCGCGCCATTATGCAGGTAAATCCGTTGCCTGTGACGCTACATGAGACGTCTTTTGGGCTTCTTCTGCAGCATCAGAGCTTGATAAGGTGTCTGTTTCTGTCAACTGTGAATCAGTTTCTGAGAGCTGCTCATTGCCTGTAGATGCATCTTCTTTAGCAATAAGCAAATCAGCCTCACGCGGCGATAGCTCAAACTGATCAACCAACTCGACAGCTTCAGAACCCAAACTGATAGCCTCATCAAACAAATCAAGGGAGCGCTCAAGTGAAGTATCTTTTGAGCGCACACTTGAAACAATCTCATCAAGGCGCTCAGTAATGTCATCAAAGCTACGTGAAGCACGGTTACTCATGTATGTCATCCTTATTGAGCGGTGTTGCCTCATCTACAGCATCAGCATGCCACAAATCCTCAAGCTGAATAGCTCCAGCTACCTTGCCAAGAATGCCATTAACAAAGCGTGAAGACTCATCGGTACCATATGCCTTTGCAAGCTCTACCGCTTCGTTGATAACCACCGCATCATCAAGACGGTCTGCATTCTCAAGAAAGCGAAGCTCATATACCGCCAATCGCAAAAGATTGCGGTCGGCACCTGGCATCCTCTCAAGCGTCCAATTTTCTGACACCGCACGCAGAGCAGCATCAATACGCACGCGCGCTTCCCAGCAACCACGTGCAAGTGTCTCGGCATACGCTTCAAGCGGACCTGTTGAGAGCAGATAATCGCCATCAAGCACCTTCTCAACGCTTAATTGTTGAGCTTCTGCCTGAAACATCAGTTGCAATGCCTGACTTCGCGCCTTACTACGCCCACGCTCTACTCTATGAGATGCCACCGATTACTCCTTGGGAAAGACAAGGCCATCGATGCAGACATGCACCGCCGCCACCCGAACGCCAACCTGTGCATCAATAGCACGCACAACCGTATCGCGCACTTCTTGCGCCAAATCCTTAAAGGAGTAGCCAAAAAAGACAACCAAATGAGTGGTAATCTCAAGGGCATCATCAACAACTTGCGTCTCAACAGCAGGACCCACACTCAGCGACTTTGCCGAAAACATTGACACCAAATTAGACGCTAGGTCTTTTTGACCAACCGAGGCAACACCTTGCACTTCTTCAACTGCGCGAATAACCAGTGCTGCTAGCACCTCGGGGGCAATACCCATTCCCTCAATTGTAATCTCTTGCGACATAGCTACTCCTGAATTCGATACGTATACCTGCGCACACAACTCTTAAGCACGCGATACAAACTCTCCCGTGCGCGTATCTACCTTGATTTGCTCGCCCTCATTGAGATACATTGGCACCTGAACCTCGGCACCGGTATCAATCGTTGCTGGCTTATAGGCGCCCTGAACTGTATCGCCTTTTGCACCAGGAACTGTCTCGGTTACGGTTGCAATAATAAACATAGGCGGATTAACACCCATAAGCTCGGTGTCGGCATACAACAGCTGGCAGGTGTCGTTCTCGCGTAACCACTTTGAATTAGCGCCAACCATATCCTCCGGCACAGGAATCTGCTCATAGCTCTCATTGTCCATGAAAATATAATCATTGCCGTCGTTATAAAGATACTGCATTTCTTTAGTAATAAGCTGCACGCTTTCAAACTTCGTGCCAGCGTTGCAGGTATTTTCAACCACACGCCCCGTTTTGATGTCGCGGGTCTTATAGCGCACAAATGCGCCACCCTTACCAGGTTTTACATGCTGAAACTCAACGATGGTATAAATCTTATCTTTAATTTTGAGACCCATACCATTCTTGAAGTCTGCTGTGGAGATAGATGCCATGGCATACCTTTCTATGTAACACGATATTGCGTGTGTGTCGCTAACCGATATATTATAACGAATTTTGATACGCTTAGCAGTCTATGACGCATAGCTCATGCGTGCTTTGCGTGAAGGGTTCATAGCCCTTCTCGGTAACAACACCAAAATCCTCAAGACGAACGCCCCCAATGCCCGGCAGATAAATGCCTGGTTCGACGGTTATCACTGAGCCCGCCTCAATGATGTTTTTCACGCGCCCAAACACGGGCAACTCATGAATATCAATACCCACACCATGTCCAAGACCATGTCCATAATGCTCACCATAGCCTGCCTGAGCGATTAACGAACGCGAAAGCTCGTGAATATCGTTGCCCTCAACGCCTGCTTTGATGGCACGCGCGCACTCCTCATGCGTATGGCGCACAATGTCATAGATTTCTCTCTGCTGGTCGCTGGGTTTGCCAAGCACAACAACGCGGGTCATATCAGAGCGATAATCTTTATAGCTCGCGCCGTAATCCATAAGAACAAAGTCGCCTTTTTGAGCAATATACTCGCTTGGAATAGCGTGAGGATTTGCTGAGTTAGGACCTGCCGCCACAATTGATGCAAAGGCCAAACCGTCTGCTCCCGCCTCAAACATAAAGCGCTCAAGCTCGGTACGAATATGCTTTTCAGACATGCCGGGTTGAATGTAGGTGCACATATGCTCAAAAGCAGCATCGGTGATTGACTGAGCATGACGCATAAGCGCAAGCTCTTCTTCATCTTTAATCGCGCGCATGCGACGCAAATCAGCATGCATGAGCGGCAAAGAAACTGCCAACGAGCGGTCCTCAAGTGCGCGCACTAAACCCTGATGAAAACTCAGTTGCATATCATCTTCAATGCCCAGAGTTGTGGTATGTGTCTCACAAACGCGCTTTGCAACCCACTCAGGAATCGCTTGAGCATCCATGTCTAGTACCCAAGGATGCTCTGGTGCAAGCCTTTCTTCAAAGCTATTAATGTAGCGCGAATCGGTGTGAAGCCAAGAGCCATCTGCGGTAATAAAAGCAGCATGCGGATACTCACCCGTAAAGTCAAACACACCCGTGGCTCCGGTAAGCCATCGAAGATTTGCCTCATCACGGATAAGCACCGCATCATAGGAGCGCTGCTCCATAAGCTGGCGCACGTTAGCCAAGCGCTGAGCTATGCCCGAGCGGGGTGCCGCATTAGTTTTGGTATCCATATATGTTCCTCTCACATAGTTTATAAAACAACTGAGCTGTGTTCATACTACCCGACCAAGGTCAGAATTATTGTGCAGGCTCCAAAGACTCAGCTCGGCTCTTAAGATATGCACGAGCATGCCGCTCAAGCAGCTCCTCATCAACCACGCTCAAACGAATTGACCCAATCATTTGAGGTAAGGCAAATAGCAACCGATTTGACCGCTGAAAACGCGTGCGTTTAATTGCAGATAAGAAGGCATCTACCTCAACAGTAAAGGAAGGCTCTTCAATGCCCACGGCCCAAATCCTATCATCAACGGCAAACATGTCATCCGCTTCAAAGCGACCAGCTTCCACTGCAAGACGAGCTTCAAAGCGCATACCCTCAGCAAGACACTGTGTGTAAGAAAACTCAGACCCTACTAATGATTGTAGGGCGCGCGCAGTTGTCACGCCAAATAAAGGTGCAGATTGCGCCGAGGGACTAGGCGATTTAACCGCCGCCAAACGTGCTCCTTGAGCTGCACACAAAGCGTCTACGAGAGCAATTTCTTCGCCTTGCATAATCTGCTCAAGCTGTGCTTCGAGACGATTCCACGCGTGCTTGCTATCCATCAACGCCGAGCTTATTAGCTCAAGGTAGCCAAGTTGCAAACTCTCAGGCGTGGCCTCTTGTATAAAGTCAAGATTTGCTACAACTAAATCTGGGTGGGCATGCAGCCAAAGCATCTCAGCGTGTTTACTTGTTGCTAAACCACGCATTTGTGTGGCAGAGCACACCATAGCATCCAAAGTAGTGGGAACAAGTGCGAGCGCCACGCCACCGCACCAGTGAGGAGCACAATAGCTAGCAAGGCTGCATATATCCATGTTGCCCAAAGCCACAACAACATCATCTGCTGTAATGTTGTACTCATCAAGGTGCTCAAACAGTGCGTGGGCAACACTCAGATTGAATGGTGCTTCGCCTTCAGAAAGCACAACATCAAATACCTGAAAACCAGCGTCGATAAGAGCGCGTTGAGCTAGTACGCCCGCCTCAGCTTGGTGGGATTGTCCCATTAAAAGAAGTGCGCGCTTTGGCGTACCCACAATACTTTGCACAAGAGACCCAAGCTCAACAAGAGCATCTGGACCTACCCGATAATCACAGCTCATCTCAGCAAAATTTATGAGCTTACGACGAATCACAATAAATCACGCTCCAATAACAGCTCGGCAACCTCATAAGCAACGCGCGTAAATGACTTCCTACGAATATCTATTGTCATATCTGCCACTGCCTGATAGCGCGGCAAACGATGCCAAAAGAGCTCACGTGCATGATTGACCGATTGAAAATCGGGACGTGTATCAGCACGACGAATTTGGCGCAAAGAATCTTCCAAGTCACCGTCGAGATGAACCACATAGCCCATATCACGCATAAGCTCTATATTCTGCTCTGTCTCGATAATACCGCCACCACACGACACCAACAGTGACTGCTCAAGCGCTAAGTCTTGCAAAATAGCCGTTTCATAGCGACGAAACGCTGACTCCCCTTCGGATGCAAAAATCTGCGTAACGCTCATACCCTGTTGACGTTCAACCAAGCGGTCAGTGTCAACATAGCGCCGATGAAACATGCGTCCAAGATTTTTGGCAAGTGTAGACTTGCCCGCTCCCAAAAAGCCAACAAAAAAGATATGGTCACAGGTCTTACGTGGCAGACTTTGTTTAGAATCGAGCTCAGGCATACCCACTTATTCCTCACACGGAATATGCGCAAGTGCTGCCCGCTCAAAGATGCGCAACACGTGCGTATACCACATATCAGTCTGCGCTTGCGGCTTAACTAAAATGGTATATGCACCCGCCAAATTGCCTGACCATACATCGGTATACAGCTGATCACCAATCATAACAGCCTCTGCAGGTAAAACGTCCAAGTGCTTACAAGCGCGTTTCAGGGCAAACGGTAAGGGCTTGAGCGCATTGCATATATAACCCATGTCAAGCTCATGGGCAGAGCGTGCTACCTCACGTCGATGTATATTATTTGACACCATATAGAGCTTGATTCCAAGTGCACGCGCCTCATGAAGCCACGCAACTACACTTTGAGGCGCACATCGGCAATCAAGAGGCACGAGGGTATTATCGCGGTCAAGCAAAATTGCACGAATCCCGCGTGCTTTGAGCTCATGCAGGTTAATCTTCTCAACAGATGCAACATAGCGATGTGGCGCAAAGATACTCATGATTTGCTCTCCCGAATAGCTGCCTCATGCTCTTCATGCGTACGCGAAAAGCGTGTCAAATCTTTTGTAATAAAGAAGTATATATAATCGGTCGATGCGGGATTAAGTGCTGCTTTCATAGATGCGAGCGATGGAGCACAAATAGGTGTGGGCACCAGACCCTTATTGAGATAGGTATTATACGGACTTTCTTGTCTCAAGTCTGCCGCGCTAACAGGCCCTCCGGTAACGTAGCCCATTGTTGCATCAGACTGTAACAACATGCCAATCTTTAAGCGATTGTAAAAAACCGACGCAACATTGTAGCGCTGCTCATCATCGAGCGCTTCGCGTTCAATCATTGAGGCCATAATCAAGAAGTCGTAGTCACTCATCTCGATGCCGTACTGTTCTTTGATTGTATTGCGCGCGGCATTCATATCAAAGCTAGCATACTCATCTACATGCTGATTAAGTAGCGTACGAATAAGCTCATCTGCTGAAGGTTGCGCAGAAAAACTGTAAGTTTTGGGAAATAAAAAGCCCTCAAGCGAATCGTTTACCGCAGCCTCAAGGAAGGGATACTCTCCCACATAGTTTGAAGCCTTTGCTTGGTTGATAAACTCATCAGCAGATATACCAAGCGCCTCTTGAACTTTTGCGGCAGTTTGTTTAACCGTAAGACCTTCCGGAATGGTGAGCTTAAGACCTTGTATGTTAGAGCCTGCCATGAGTTGTTTGACCACCGACTCAGGGTCTTGTCCAACCTCAAACTCATACGTTCCCGGCTGCAGTGAAAGCTCAGCATTTAAGGCGCTCACCGCTGCATAATATGCCTTTGGGTCGTCTATAACGTGAGCCTTTGCAAGAATGGAGGCAATTTGGTCTCCCCCAGCACCTTGCGGAATAACAACTTCTACTTTTGTGCCCAATACTGGACTCTTTTCTGTTTGTCCAAAACGTGGCAGCACAAAAACAACAACGAGCACGCCAATAAGCACCAGCACTCCTAGCACACCAAAAACAAGGGCAAGCTTTGATGCGAATGATTTTGCCGGACGGCGATAGGGGTTTTGCTGTGCAAGGTTTATATGCGAGCTAGGAACAGCCCTCTTTGCGTGCACCGGCGCAGGCGTACTCTCACGAAAATGCGCGCCGGCACGTGGACGCTGTACCGAATTTGAACTATACCTTGGCTCCGTGCTCATGAGTGTCCTCTCGGTTTTGGGCATCAAGCCACACCTGCAAAAATAAGGACGCGGCAATCATATCTATCTTGCCCCGCATCTGCTTCTCGCTACAGCCTTGAGAAGATAATAGGCGTTTTGCCTCACGTGATGATAGGCGCTCGTCTACAAACACAAGCGGAAGCTGGGTTAGCTGTTGAATGTGGCTCGCCAGCTCACGCACATGAGCAGCTTGAGGACCTTCATCGCCTGAAAGCGTTTTAGGAAGACCACAAACCAATATATCTGGCTCGTAGTCTTCTAAAATACGGCGAAATGAGCGCGCGCCCTGCAACACCTCTTGAGTTGCTACAACAGCTACCGGATTTGCCAAGCGGGCTGAGCGATCAGATGCTGCAATACCGATACGTGTATCTCCTATGTCGAGTGCAAGCGCTACCAAATTACTAACCTTATCGACCTAAAAGCTCCCGCGCAAGCTCAAGAGCAGCATCAATACCTGCTACATCTTTGCCACCGGCTTGAGCCATCGTAGGCTTACCACCACCACGACCGCCTACCTTCTCGGCAATCGAGGCAATCATCTTGCCTGCCATAAACCCTGCTGCAACCGCATCATCAGTAGCAGCAGCAAGCAACCCTACCTTGCCCTCAGGTGTTGCCGTGGCAAGCACGCAAGCAAGTGCTGTAACCTGGCTGCGACTGCGCAGTGCATCCCATACATCGCGCAGCTCTTTTGCCTCAAGACCATCCATGCGCGCTATAACCGCGTGATAGCCATCCACCTCAACAGCTGATGCCAAAGCATCTTGCACACGGCTTGATGCGCCACCCATAAGGCTAGCTTTGAGCTTTTGCTCAGACTCACGAAGCTGGCGCTTTGTATCTGCTATGCGCAAAGATACCTCTTCAGGACGGCATTTAAGCTCTGCTGCAGCTTGGTCTAAAAGCTGCTCTTTTTCATTGAGATAAGCCAAGGCACCAAGGCTTGTCATTGCCTCAATACGACGAACATTTGAGCCGGTAGAACTCTCAGAGATAATCTTAAATATGCCAATCTCAGCACTATTTGCAACATGCGTGCCACCACAAAGCTCACGGCTAAACGGACGGTTCTCGCTACCAACGCTCACTACACGCACCACATCGCCGTATTTCTCACCAAAAAGTGCTACAGCACCTGCCGCCTTTGCGTCGTCGATATTCATCATCTGAGTAAGAACGGGCTTCGCCGCTAGGATTTCATCATTAACCATCGACTCAATGCGCTGAATCTGCTCAGTTGTTAGTGCCTCAAAGTGCGTAAAGTCAAAACGGAGACGCTCGTCATCCAAAAGAGAGCCTGCCTGATGTACGTGCTCACCCAACACAAGCTTAAGTGCTGCGTCAAGCAGATGGGTTGCGGTATGATTGCGCCGAATGAGTGCACGGCGGCGCTCATCTATAGCACCTGTCACACAATCGCCCACCGACACCGAGCCATACAAGACCTCAGCATGGTGAACATATAAGCCTGATTTAAGCTTGGTGTCACACACCTTAAGCTCAGCATCTGCACCTTGTAAGGTACCGCTATCTCCTACCTGACCGCCCATCTCGGCATAAAAGGGCGTGCGGTCAAGAACAATCTCAACAGTCTCACCAACAGCCGCAGAAGATACACGCACGCCATCTTTAACCAGAGCCAAAACCTCTACATCATCAACAGACCCGTGGTCATAGCCCACAAATTCAGTTGGACGTAGCTCATCGGCAAGCTCTGTCCATACATCGTTAAAGCTTCCCCAAGCGTCCCCTTCAACAGCAGCACGCGCACGAGAGCGCTGCTCAGTCATTGCA
This region of Collinsella sp. zg1085 genomic DNA includes:
- the efp gene encoding elongation factor P, which codes for MASISTADFKNGMGLKIKDKIYTIVEFQHVKPGKGGAFVRYKTRDIKTGRVVENTCNAGTKFESVQLITKEMQYLYNDGNDYIFMDNESYEQIPVPEDMVGANSKWLRENDTCQLLYADTELMGVNPPMFIIATVTETVPGAKGDTVQGAYKPATIDTGAEVQVPMYLNEGEQIKVDTRTGEFVSRA
- the ruvX gene encoding Holliday junction resolvase RuvX translates to MVALALDIGDTRIGIAASDRSARLANPVAVVATQEVLQGARSFRRILEDYEPDILVCGLPKTLSGDEGPQAAHVRELASHIQQLTQLPLVFVDERLSSREAKRLLSSQGCSEKQMRGKIDMIAASLFLQVWLDAQNREDTHEHGAKV
- a CDS encoding Xaa-Pro peptidase family protein codes for the protein MDTKTNAAPRSGIAQRLANVRQLMEQRSYDAVLIRDEANLRWLTGATGVFDFTGEYPHAAFITADGSWLHTDSRYINSFEERLAPEHPWVLDMDAQAIPEWVAKRVCETHTTTLGIEDDMQLSFHQGLVRALEDRSLAVSLPLMHADLRRMRAIKDEEELALMRHAQSITDAAFEHMCTYIQPGMSEKHIRTELERFMFEAGADGLAFASIVAAGPNSANPHAIPSEYIAQKGDFVLMDYGASYKDYRSDMTRVVVLGKPSDQQREIYDIVRHTHEECARAIKAGVEGNDIHELSRSLIAQAGYGEHYGHGLGHGVGIDIHELPVFGRVKNIIEAGSVITVEPGIYLPGIGGVRLEDFGVVTEKGYEPFTQSTHELCVIDC
- a CDS encoding Asp23/Gls24 family envelope stress response protein, giving the protein MSQEITIEGMGIAPEVLAALVIRAVEEVQGVASVGQKDLASNLVSMFSAKSLSVGPAVETQVVDDALEITTHLVVFFGYSFKDLAQEVRDTVVRAIDAQVGVRVAAVHVCIDGLVFPKE
- a CDS encoding shikimate kinase, which gives rise to MPELDSKQSLPRKTCDHIFFVGFLGAGKSTLAKNLGRMFHRRYVDTDRLVERQQGMSVTQIFASEGESAFRRYETAILQDLALEQSLLVSCGGGIIETEQNIELMRDMGYVVHLDGDLEDSLRQIRRADTRPDFQSVNHARELFWHRLPRYQAVADMTIDIRRKSFTRVAYEVAELLLERDLL
- the mltG gene encoding endolytic transglycosylase MltG, which translates into the protein MSTEPRYSSNSVQRPRAGAHFRESTPAPVHAKRAVPSSHINLAQQNPYRRPAKSFASKLALVFGVLGVLVLIGVLVVVFVLPRFGQTEKSPVLGTKVEVVIPQGAGGDQIASILAKAHVIDDPKAYYAAVSALNAELSLQPGTYEFEVGQDPESVVKQLMAGSNIQGLKLTIPEGLTVKQTAAKVQEALGISADEFINQAKASNYVGEYPFLEAAVNDSLEGFLFPKTYSFSAQPSADELIRTLLNQHVDEYASFDMNAARNTIKEQYGIEMSDYDFLIMASMIEREALDDEQRYNVASVFYNRLKIGMLLQSDATMGYVTGGPVSAADLRQESPYNTYLNKGLVPTPICAPSLASMKAALNPASTDYIYFFITKDLTRFSRTHEEHEAAIRESKS
- a CDS encoding YqeG family HAD IIIA-type phosphatase, encoding MSIFAPHRYVASVEKINLHELKARGIRAILLDRDNTLVPLDCRCAPQSVVAWLHEARALGIKLYMVSNNIHRREVARSAHELDMGYICNALKPLPFALKRACKHLDVLPAEAVMIGDQLYTDVWSGNLAGAYTILVKPQAQTDMWYTHVLRIFERAALAHIPCEE